From Melitaea cinxia chromosome 3, ilMelCinx1.1, whole genome shotgun sequence, one genomic window encodes:
- the LOC123669627 gene encoding larval/pupal rigid cuticle protein 66-like isoform X2: MFSKVAIFALLVAVAQCSAGNYNSFSYGVADPHTGDVKSQHETRVGDNVVGQYSLLESDGTRRVVDYAADAHSGFNAIVRKDPAIIAHAAPIVQSYAAPIATYAAGVAPVAYGAYASPLAYKSYAAAPLAYSAIASPLAYNSYGYGAYSAPLAYKS, encoded by the exons GTCGCAATCTTCGCTCTGCTAGTAGCAGTGGCCCAGTGCAGTGCTGGTAACTACAACAGCTTCTCCTACGGAGTAGCTGACCCCCACACCGGCGATGTGAAGAGCCAGCACGAGACCCGCGTCGGCGACAACGTGGTCGGCCAGTACTCGCTCTTGGAGTCTGACGGCACCCGCCGCGTCGTCGACTACGCCGCTGACGCCCACTCTGGTTTCAACGCCATCGTCCGCAAAGACCCCGCCATCATCGCCCACGCCGCTCCCATCGTTCAATCCTACGCCGCTCCCATCGCCACATACGCCGCTGGTGTTGCACCCGTAGCCTATGGCGCCTATGCCTCCCCTCTCGCCTACAAGTCGTACGCCGCCGCTCCCTTGGCCTACAGC GCGATCGCCTCTCCTCTGGCCTACAACTCTTACGGATACGGCGCCTACTCTGCTCCTCTTGCCTACAAGTCTTAA
- the LOC123669627 gene encoding larval/pupal rigid cuticle protein 66-like isoform X1, whose protein sequence is MFSKVAIFALLVAVAQCSAGNYNSFSYGVADPHTGDVKSQHETRVGDNVVGQYSLLESDGTRRVVDYAADAHSGFNAIVRKDPAIIAHAAPIVQSYAAPIATYAAGVAPVAYGAYASPLAYKSYAAAPLAYSAIASPLAYNSYGYGAYSAPLAYKSYGYGINGLGYAKW, encoded by the coding sequence GTCGCAATCTTCGCTCTGCTAGTAGCAGTGGCCCAGTGCAGTGCTGGTAACTACAACAGCTTCTCCTACGGAGTAGCTGACCCCCACACCGGCGATGTGAAGAGCCAGCACGAGACCCGCGTCGGCGACAACGTGGTCGGCCAGTACTCGCTCTTGGAGTCTGACGGCACCCGCCGCGTCGTCGACTACGCCGCTGACGCCCACTCTGGTTTCAACGCCATCGTCCGCAAAGACCCCGCCATCATCGCCCACGCCGCTCCCATCGTTCAATCCTACGCCGCTCCCATCGCCACATACGCCGCTGGTGTTGCACCCGTAGCCTATGGCGCCTATGCCTCCCCTCTCGCCTACAAGTCGTACGCCGCCGCTCCCTTGGCCTACAGCGCGATCGCCTCTCCTCTGGCCTACAACTCTTACGGATACGGCGCCTACTCTGCTCCTCTTGCCTACAAGTCTTACGGCTACGGCATCAACGGTCTCGGTTACGCAAAATGGTGA
- the LOC123669624 gene encoding larval/pupal rigid cuticle protein 66-like has protein sequence MFSKVAIFALLVAVAQSSAIHGNYNSFSYGVADPHTGDVKSQHETRVGDNVVGQYSLLESDGTRRVVDYAADAHSGFNAIVRKDPAIVAHAAPIAHSYAAPIATYATGIAPVAYGAYASPLAYKSYAAAPLAYSAIASPLAYNSYGYGAYSAPLAYKSYGYGINGLGYAAGLKW, from the exons atGTTCTCCAAG GTTGCAATCTTCGCTTTGCTGGTAGCAGTGGCTCAAAGCAGCGCTATCCACGGCAACTACAACAGCTTCTCCTACGGAGTAGCTGATCCTCACACTGGCGATGTGAAGAGCCAGCACGAGACCCGCGTCGGCGATAACGTGGTCGGCCAGTACTCGCTCTTGGAGTCTGACGGCACCCGCCGCGTCGTCGACTACGCCGCTGACGCTCACTCCGGTTTCAACGCCATCGTCCGTAAAGACCCTGCCATCGTCGCCCACGCTGCTCCCATCGCTCATTCCTACGCCGCTCCCATCGCCACATACGCCACTGGTATTGCTCCCGTAGCCTATGGCGCCTATGCCTCCCCTCTCGCCTACAAGTCGTACGCCGCCGCTCCCTTGGCCTACAGCGCGATCGCCTCTCCTCTGGCCTACAACTCTTACGGATACGGCGCTTACTCTGCTCCTCTTGCCTACAAGTCTTACGGCTATGGCATCAACGGACTCGGTTACGCCGCAGGTCTTAAATGGTGA